Part of the Streptomyces sp. NBC_01353 genome, GGGCGGCTGCCGCGGACACGGTGGTGCGGTGCGAGAACTGCCGTCGGATCCTGGTCCGCACGTCGGAGTCCGGCCTGTAATGACGGCCATCACGGAAGTCGTCGTCGAGGCCGACGGAGGCTCCCGGGGGAACCCGGGGCCGGCCGGGTACGGGGCGGTCGTCCTGGACCCGGTGACCGGCGAGACGCTCGCGGAGCGAGCCGAGTACATCGGCGTCGCGACGAACAACGTCGCCGAGTACAAGGGCCTGGTGGCCGGTCTGAAGGCGGCGCGTGAGCTGTTCCCGGACGCCAAGGTGCACGTCCGGATGGACTCCAAGCTGGTCGTCGAGCAGATGTCCGGCCGCTGGAAGATCAAGCACCCGGACATGAAGCCGCTGGCGGCGGAGGCGGCACGGGTCTTCCCCGCGCGCCAGGTCCGCTACGAGTGGATCCCGCGCGAGAAGAACAAGCACGCGGACCGCCTCGCCAACGAGGCGATGGACGCGGGCAAGCGGGGCAAGCAGTGGGAGCCTTCGGCCTCCTCGGCCGCCCTGGACACGTCGGCGGCGCGCAACGCGGTGACCGCGGCCTCGGGCCCTCCCCCACTGCCTGCGGCGTGGGAGGGACCCCCAGGCGACGCGACGGCGGGGGCGGCCCGCGCGCGGGCCGCGCTCGCGGGTACGGCCGCCGGTACGCGTACGGGCTCCGGTACGCGTTCGGATGCGGGTGTCCCGACCGACGACGGCCTCTTCGCCGCCGACGAGACCATCGCGGCCCAGGCCCGCGCCTCGCTGGCGGCGGCCGCCACGGCCGAGCGTGAGTCCGCGGAGAGCGGCGACTTCGAGGCCGAGGCGGGTGTCCTCGGCCACGAGCCCAAGCCTGCCGTGTCCGGTGCCGAGGGTGCCGCCCGCACCGGCGGTGCCGCCGCGCCCGGTTGGGGGGCGCCCGACATGGGGGCTCCCGCCACCTTCGTGCTGCTCCGGCACGGGGAGACCGCGCTCACGCCCGAGAAGCGGTTCTCGGGGAGCGGGGGCACCGACCCCGAGCTGTCCGCCGCCGGGATGCGGCAGGCCGAGGCCGTCGCCGCCGCGCTCGCCGCGCGCGGGACGATCCAGGAGATCGTCAGCTCGCCGCTCAAGCGCTGCCGCCAGACCGCGGAGACCGTCGCCGCCCGCCTGGGCCTCGACGTGCGCATCGAGGACGGGCTGCGCGAGACCGACTTCGGTGCCTGGGAGGGGCTGACCTTCGCCGAGGTACGGGAGCGGTACGGCGACGACCTCGACGCCTGGCTCGCCTCGCCCAAGGCCGTCCCGACCGGCGGCGGTGAGAGCTTCGCGACCGTCGCCCGTCGCGTCTCCGCGACCCGGGACCGGCTGACCGCCGCGTACGGCGGCCGTACGGTCCTCCTCGTCACGCACGTCACGCCCATCAAGACCCTCGTGCGGCTGGCCCTCGGCGCCCCGCCCGAGTCGCTGTTCCGGATGGAGCTCTCGGCGGCCTCGCTGTCGGCGGTCGCGTACTACGCGGACGGCAACGCCTCCGTACGACTCCTGAACGACACCTCGCACCTGAGGTGACCCGCGACGGAAGCAGACGGGAGGGGTCACGGAAATCCGTGGCCCCTTCCCTCGTTCCGTAGCACCATCGACGCCATGAGCTGGCACATCACCGACGACGTCGACGCCTTCCGCGCTGCGGCCCACGAGCACTTCGCCGCCGATCCCGCGCGGAACACCGTGCTGCTCACCCTCAGCGAGGGCGCCCGGCGGCGGCCCGTCGAGTCCGCGCGGTACGGCTGGTGGACCGAGGCGGACGGCCGGGTGACCGGTGCCTTCCTGTTCACGCTGCCCCACGAGCCGGCGCTCGGACCGATGCCCGCGGCGGCGGCCCGCGCCCTCGTCCACGCACTGCCGGACGCGGCCGAGGTGACCGGCGTGCGCGGCGAGGAGGAGACGGCGGAGGTCTTCGCCCGGGAGCTGTGCGGCGGGGACCGCGCGTGGACGACCACGCGCCGGATGCGGCTCTACCGGCTCGGCACGCTCACCCCGCCGGATCCCGCGCCGCCGGGACGGCCGCGGACGGCGGCCGCCGCCGACATTCCGCTCGCCGTGTCATGGATGCGTGACTTCGCCCGGGACATCGGGGAGGACGCCGACGTCGACCACACCCCGAACATCGAGCCCCGTGTCGCCGAAGGCCGCCTCCACTTCTGGGAGACCGGCGAGGGCCCGGTGTCGATGGCGAGCATCTCGCCGATCGTGGCGGGCCAGGCCCGGGTCTCACCGGTGTACACACCGGCCGAGCTCCGCGGTCGCGGCTACGCGGGAGCCGTCACCGGTGCGGTCAGCCGGGCCGCCCTGGACGCGGGCGCGGAGCAGGTCCTGCTCTTCACGGACCTCGCCAACCCCACCAGCAACGCCTTGTACCAGCGGCTCGGGTACCGCCCCGTGACCGACCACGTCGGCCTGACGCTCTCCTGACGGTCGGTCAGTGAGCCCGCAGCGCCGCCGCCTCGCGCGCCAGCGATTCGACCCGCGCCCAGTCGCGGGCCGCGAGGGCGTCGGCGGGCAGCATCCATGTACCGCCGACGCAGCCGACGTTCGGCAGCGCGAGGTAGGCGGGGGCGGAGGCCAGGGAGACGCCGCCGGTCGGGCAGAACCGGGCCTGGGGGAGCGGGCCGGAGAGCGACTTCAGATACGGGACGCCGCCCGCCGCCTCGGCGGGGAAGAACTTCATCTCGCGCACCCCGCGCTCCAGGAGCGCCACGACCTCCGAGGTGGTGGAGACGCCCGGCAGGAACGGCACGCCCGAGGACGTCATGGCGTCCAGCAGGCTCTCCGTCCAGCCGGGGCTCACCAGGAAGCGTGAACCGGCCGCGACCGCGTCCGCGACCCCGGCCGCCGAGATGACGGTGCCGGCGCCGACGACCGCGTCGGGGACCTCGGCGGCGATCGCGCTGATGGCGTCGAGCGCCGCCGGGGTCCGCAGGGTCACCTCGATCGCGGGCAGTCCGCCCGCGACGAGGGCGCGGGCGAGAGGTACGGCGTCGGCGGCGTCCTCCATGACGACGACCGGGACGACGGGGGCGAGGTCGAGGACGGAGGG contains:
- a CDS encoding bifunctional RNase H/acid phosphatase: MTEVVVEADGGSRGNPGPAGYGAVVLDPVTGETLAERAEYIGVATNNVAEYKGLVAGLKAARELFPDAKVHVRMDSKLVVEQMSGRWKIKHPDMKPLAAEAARVFPARQVRYEWIPREKNKHADRLANEAMDAGKRGKQWEPSASSAALDTSAARNAVTAASGPPPLPAAWEGPPGDATAGAARARAALAGTAAGTRTGSGTRSDAGVPTDDGLFAADETIAAQARASLAAAATAERESAESGDFEAEAGVLGHEPKPAVSGAEGAARTGGAAAPGWGAPDMGAPATFVLLRHGETALTPEKRFSGSGGTDPELSAAGMRQAEAVAAALAARGTIQEIVSSPLKRCRQTAETVAARLGLDVRIEDGLRETDFGAWEGLTFAEVRERYGDDLDAWLASPKAVPTGGGESFATVARRVSATRDRLTAAYGGRTVLLVTHVTPIKTLVRLALGAPPESLFRMELSAASLSAVAYYADGNASVRLLNDTSHLR
- a CDS encoding GNAT family N-acetyltransferase, with product MSWHITDDVDAFRAAAHEHFAADPARNTVLLTLSEGARRRPVESARYGWWTEADGRVTGAFLFTLPHEPALGPMPAAAARALVHALPDAAEVTGVRGEEETAEVFARELCGGDRAWTTTRRMRLYRLGTLTPPDPAPPGRPRTAAAADIPLAVSWMRDFARDIGEDADVDHTPNIEPRVAEGRLHFWETGEGPVSMASISPIVAGQARVSPVYTPAELRGRGYAGAVTGAVSRAALDAGAEQVLLFTDLANPTSNALYQRLGYRPVTDHVGLTLS
- the eda gene encoding bifunctional 4-hydroxy-2-oxoglutarate aldolase/2-dehydro-3-deoxy-phosphogluconate aldolase produces the protein MTSALPSVLDLAPVVPVVVMEDAADAVPLARALVAGGLPAIEVTLRTPAALDAISAIAAEVPDAVVGAGTVISAAGVADAVAAGSRFLVSPGWTESLLDAMTSSGVPFLPGVSTTSEVVALLERGVREMKFFPAEAAGGVPYLKSLSGPLPQARFCPTGGVSLASAPAYLALPNVGCVGGTWMLPADALAARDWARVESLAREAAALRAH